In Streptomyces thermolilacinus SPC6, a single genomic region encodes these proteins:
- a CDS encoding HAD-IA family hydrolase, protein MPATASAPATLTARALLLDMDGTLVNSDAVVERVWRRWALRHGLDPDEAMKVVHGRQGYATMAILLPDRPMELNHAENRELLAEETADLDGVVPVPGAPAFLASIAALPHALVTSADAPLAAARMGAAGLPMPQVRVTAECVSASKPDPEGFLKGAAELGFTPGECVVFEDSEAGVTAGRAAGMRVVGVGPRAAAYAPDLHVEDLTRLRVEAGADGSIRLTATA, encoded by the coding sequence ATGCCGGCCACCGCTTCCGCCCCCGCCACCCTGACCGCCCGTGCGCTGCTGCTCGACATGGACGGCACGCTCGTGAACTCGGACGCGGTGGTGGAGCGCGTCTGGCGGCGGTGGGCGCTGCGCCACGGGCTGGACCCGGACGAGGCGATGAAGGTGGTGCACGGCCGCCAGGGGTACGCCACGATGGCGATCCTCCTCCCGGACCGCCCGATGGAGCTGAACCACGCGGAGAACCGCGAGCTGCTCGCGGAGGAGACCGCCGACCTCGACGGCGTGGTGCCCGTGCCCGGCGCGCCCGCGTTCCTGGCGTCGATCGCGGCGCTGCCGCACGCCCTGGTCACGTCGGCGGACGCCCCGCTCGCGGCGGCCCGGATGGGCGCGGCGGGGCTGCCGATGCCGCAGGTGCGGGTGACGGCCGAGTGCGTGAGCGCCAGCAAGCCGGACCCGGAGGGCTTCCTGAAGGGCGCGGCGGAACTGGGTTTCACGCCCGGGGAGTGCGTGGTGTTCGAGGACTCGGAGGCCGGTGTCACGGCCGGGCGGGCCGCCGGTATGCGGGTCGTGGGCGTGGGACCGCGCGCGGCGGCGTACGCCCCTGACCTGCACGTGGAGGACCTGACGCGGCTGCGCGTGGAGGCGGGCGCCGACGGGTCGATCCGCCTGACCGCCACGGCCTGA
- a CDS encoding TMEM165/GDT1 family protein gives MLSFTIMAITFGVVFLAELPDKTALAGLMLGTRYRASYVFAGVAAAFAVHVALAVAAGSVLTLLPHRLVQAFVGVLFLAGAAMLLLKKDDDEEEKIKAPADQSFWKVSGAGFMLILVAEFGDLTQIMTANLAARYDNPLSVGLGAVLALWAVAGIGIVGGRTLMKYVPLRLITKVAACLMLALAGFSLYEAVMG, from the coding sequence GTGCTGAGCTTCACGATCATGGCGATCACCTTCGGTGTCGTCTTCCTCGCCGAACTCCCCGACAAGACCGCCCTCGCCGGCCTCATGCTGGGCACCCGCTACCGCGCCTCCTACGTCTTCGCGGGTGTCGCCGCCGCCTTCGCCGTCCACGTCGCGCTCGCCGTCGCCGCCGGCAGCGTCCTCACCCTGCTGCCGCACCGCCTGGTGCAGGCGTTCGTCGGCGTGCTGTTCCTCGCGGGCGCGGCGATGCTGCTGCTGAAGAAGGACGACGACGAGGAAGAGAAGATCAAGGCGCCCGCCGACCAGTCGTTCTGGAAGGTCTCCGGGGCGGGCTTCATGCTGATCCTCGTCGCCGAGTTCGGCGACCTGACGCAGATCATGACCGCGAATCTCGCCGCCCGCTACGACAACCCGCTCTCCGTCGGCCTCGGCGCGGTCCTCGCCCTGTGGGCGGTCGCCGGAATCGGCATCGTCGGCGGGCGGACGCTGATGAAGTACGTGCCGCTGCGGCTCATCACGAAGGTCGCGGCCTGCCTGATGCTGGCCCTCGCGGGCTTCAGCCTGTACGAGGCCGTGATGGGCTGA
- a CDS encoding O-methyltransferase has translation MTQRNHSTEDQAARWTAVDAYLTDQLAPADEALTAALAASDEAGLPKIAVAPNQGKLLHLLARVQGARTILEVGTLGGYSTIWLGRALPPDGKLISLESDPAHAEVARLNLARAGLDQVAEVRTGAALDSLPKLEAEGVGPFDLVFIDADKKNNPHYIEWALRLTRPGSVIVVDNVVRGGAITDEESSDEAIVATREMFDLVARDPRLDATAFQTVGVKGYDGLLIARVVS, from the coding sequence ATGACTCAGCGAAACCACAGCACCGAGGACCAGGCCGCCCGCTGGACCGCCGTCGACGCCTATCTCACCGACCAGCTCGCCCCCGCCGACGAGGCGCTGACCGCCGCGCTCGCCGCGAGCGACGAGGCGGGCCTCCCGAAGATCGCCGTCGCCCCCAACCAGGGCAAGCTGCTGCACCTTCTCGCCCGTGTCCAGGGCGCCCGCACGATCCTGGAGGTCGGCACGCTCGGCGGGTACAGCACCATCTGGCTGGGCCGGGCCCTCCCGCCGGACGGGAAGCTGATCTCGCTGGAGTCCGACCCCGCGCACGCCGAGGTCGCCCGGCTCAACCTGGCCCGCGCGGGCCTCGACCAGGTGGCGGAGGTCCGTACGGGCGCCGCCCTCGACTCGCTGCCGAAGCTGGAGGCGGAGGGCGTCGGCCCCTTCGACCTGGTCTTCATCGACGCGGACAAGAAGAACAACCCGCACTACATCGAGTGGGCGCTGCGCCTGACCCGCCCGGGCAGTGTGATCGTGGTGGACAACGTGGTGCGCGGCGGCGCGATCACGGACGAGGAGTCGTCGGACGAGGCGATCGTCGCCACCCGCGAGATGTTCGACCTCGTGGCGCGCGACCCCCGGCTGGACGCGACGGCGTTCCAGACGGTCGGCGTGAAGGGCTACGACGGCCTGCTCATCGCCCGGGTGGTGTCCTGA
- a CDS encoding aggregation-promoting factor C-terminal-like domain-containing protein, whose product MFRSISSRFSARNKSAVAAATVLLGASGAVMAVTAPASAAAPTSAQAVAKKMVPAGQYQCFSKIVEHESGWDHTATNASSGAYGLVQALPASKMASAGSDWKTNPATQIEWGLDYMNDRYGSPCGAWEFWQNNHWY is encoded by the coding sequence GTGTTCCGCTCCATCTCCAGCCGTTTCTCCGCCCGCAACAAGTCCGCCGTCGCCGCAGCCACCGTGCTGCTGGGCGCCTCGGGTGCGGTCATGGCGGTGACGGCGCCGGCCTCGGCCGCCGCGCCCACCTCGGCCCAGGCCGTCGCCAAGAAGATGGTCCCGGCCGGCCAGTACCAGTGCTTCAGCAAGATCGTGGAGCACGAGTCGGGCTGGGACCACACCGCGACCAACGCCTCGTCCGGCGCGTACGGCCTGGTCCAGGCCCTGCCCGCGTCGAAGATGGCGTCCGCGGGCTCGGACTGGAAGACCAACCCGGCCACGCAGATCGAGTGGGGTCTCGACTACATGAACGACCGCTACGGCAGCCCGTGCGGCGCCTGGGAGTTCTGGCAGAACAACCACTGGTACTGA
- a CDS encoding ECF transporter S component, producing the protein MRLGPRAIAALVLISAIGVAAFGWPLLADGGSGLAAAHAGVAPWLFAGLLPLLVGVVVATIADSGLDAKAVAMLGVLAAAGAALRPLGAGTAGLEPMFFLMVLSGRVLGPGFGFVLGAVTMFASALLTGGVGPWMPYQMLSMAWFTMGAGLLPGPVRLRGRGELLMLAAYGAVASFAYGTAMNLQGWVLALPEGSSGIAFHAGEPVHENLVRFAAYCLATSMGWDLGRAALTVVLTLTIGSTVLKALRRATRRAAFEAQVTFEGGEKPHPGHSGVRRPTGPTSHTSPLSRPAGPAEGPPFARGDLR; encoded by the coding sequence GTGCGGCTGGGGCCGCGCGCGATCGCCGCGCTGGTGCTGATCAGCGCCATCGGGGTGGCGGCGTTCGGCTGGCCGCTGCTCGCGGACGGCGGGTCCGGTCTCGCTGCGGCGCACGCCGGGGTCGCGCCCTGGCTGTTCGCGGGGCTGCTGCCGCTGCTCGTCGGGGTGGTCGTGGCGACGATCGCCGACTCGGGCCTGGACGCGAAGGCCGTCGCGATGCTGGGGGTGCTGGCGGCGGCGGGCGCGGCGCTGCGGCCGCTGGGCGCGGGGACGGCGGGCCTGGAGCCCATGTTCTTCCTGATGGTGCTGAGCGGCCGGGTGCTGGGGCCGGGCTTCGGGTTCGTGCTGGGCGCGGTGACGATGTTCGCGTCGGCGCTGCTGACCGGCGGGGTCGGGCCGTGGATGCCGTACCAGATGCTGTCGATGGCGTGGTTCACGATGGGCGCCGGACTGCTGCCGGGGCCGGTGCGGCTGCGGGGCCGGGGCGAGCTGCTGATGCTCGCCGCGTACGGGGCGGTGGCGTCGTTCGCGTACGGGACGGCGATGAACCTCCAGGGGTGGGTGCTGGCGCTGCCGGAGGGGTCCAGCGGGATCGCGTTCCACGCGGGCGAGCCGGTCCACGAGAACCTGGTGCGGTTCGCCGCGTACTGCCTGGCGACCTCCATGGGCTGGGACCTGGGGCGGGCGGCGCTGACGGTGGTGCTGACGCTGACCATCGGATCGACGGTCCTGAAGGCGCTCCGGCGTGCGACTCGACGGGCGGCGTTCGAGGCCCAGGTCACATTCGAAGGCGGCGAAAAGCCTCATCCGGGGCATTCCGGGGTGAGGCGCCCCACAGGACCCACGTCACATACGTCCCCGCTTAGTAGGCCCGCAGGGCCGGCGGAGGGCCCCCCGTTCGCCCGCGGCGACCTGCGCTGA
- a CDS encoding peptidoglycan DD-metalloendopeptidase family protein — translation MFRRFTAVARTCTLAAALALGVTAIPAASAAPAVSPAAPTADRGPATAVEEHLRGKAHSAMRSGTETEPRVSVKRQAGGWAFGTAVLATAPGSSELPQGWLFVAHRENGAWKVALEGEAAFTGLSTRAEPVLRAAERRAFAATGETGTAEGGMTTQLANGDYRTGMALPFAVGQTWYMTSGPHGWSGSNTPWSSLDFAGGDQIVRAPRGGTAYTMCKGWIRIVHDRGYATDYYHLVNNISVDGAAVAAGAYLGYTGNDVTCGGSSSGRHVHFALRQNGNYIGIAGHDFGRWRPENGGAAYSGSALHGSRRVAAGGQLYNYGALGFTQGIIDTNGSGTTLNKRSGPGTGYAVVGTVADGVTVTVSCSGNGTTHTGRYGSTALWNRLSDGTWVSDAYMWTGVNGPVNGYC, via the coding sequence ATGTTCAGACGGTTCACAGCCGTCGCGCGCACGTGCACCCTCGCGGCCGCCCTGGCTCTGGGCGTGACCGCGATACCCGCCGCCTCCGCCGCCCCCGCCGTCTCCCCCGCGGCGCCCACCGCCGACCGAGGCCCCGCCACCGCCGTCGAGGAGCACCTGCGCGGCAAGGCACACTCGGCCATGAGGTCCGGTACGGAGACCGAGCCCCGCGTCAGCGTCAAGCGCCAGGCGGGCGGCTGGGCCTTCGGCACCGCCGTCCTCGCCACGGCCCCCGGCTCGTCCGAGCTGCCCCAGGGCTGGCTGTTCGTCGCGCACCGCGAGAACGGCGCGTGGAAGGTCGCCCTGGAGGGCGAGGCCGCCTTCACCGGTCTTTCCACCAGGGCGGAGCCGGTCCTGAGGGCCGCCGAGCGGCGCGCCTTCGCCGCCACCGGCGAGACCGGCACCGCCGAGGGCGGCATGACGACCCAGCTGGCCAACGGCGACTACCGCACCGGCATGGCGCTGCCCTTCGCGGTGGGCCAGACCTGGTACATGACCAGCGGCCCGCACGGCTGGTCCGGGTCCAACACGCCGTGGAGCTCCCTGGACTTCGCGGGCGGCGACCAGATCGTGCGCGCCCCGCGCGGCGGCACCGCGTACACCATGTGCAAGGGCTGGATCCGCATCGTGCACGACCGCGGTTACGCCACGGACTACTACCACCTGGTGAACAACATCTCCGTGGACGGTGCCGCCGTCGCCGCCGGCGCGTACCTCGGCTACACGGGCAACGACGTGACCTGCGGCGGCTCCTCGTCCGGCCGCCACGTCCACTTCGCGCTGCGGCAGAACGGCAACTACATCGGCATCGCGGGCCACGACTTCGGCCGCTGGCGCCCGGAGAACGGCGGCGCCGCCTACAGCGGTTCGGCCCTGCACGGCAGCCGCCGCGTCGCGGCGGGCGGTCAGCTCTACAACTACGGCGCCCTCGGCTTCACCCAGGGCATCATCGACACCAACGGCAGCGGCACGACCCTGAACAAGCGCAGCGGACCGGGTACGGGCTACGCCGTCGTGGGGACCGTCGCCGACGGCGTCACGGTCACGGTGTCCTGCTCCGGCAACGGCACCACCCACACCGGCCGGTACGGCAGCACCGCGCTGTGGAACCGCCTCTCCGACGGCACCTGGGTGAGCGACGCCTACATGTGGACGGGAGTGAACGGCCCCGTCAACGGTTACTGCTGA
- a CDS encoding peptidoglycan-binding domain-containing protein produces MNLQPPSGPDASGTAPAAPDGYGTGPAPHAQAPQAPATPDGYGTGPAPQTEGSPGTHAEGSSGTYGTGPGPQAQTPREPTGQVPGGPAPEARTGQPPAPQAPQAPPGHAPPGQAPDPRTPAGQDPRVPAQGGGVTAGVPLPLEEPPARDGRQQDPDVETTAPLYLGAALAAGAAAGPQPPVAAPGVVHDPHLAHPPNGPHPPNGPHAPNGPHAPYDAHATYAPLDGDAGEDGTGALDVTPGPRRSRRQQGGRKRPGVVVAAVAAVVAVIGTAAFASGLFDGEETSDRVAPDPNLSAPPWPSADESGTPSPSTSTSTSTGTSTGTSASPEESASPSAAEEPSPSTSSTSASPARPEATEVRVTASVRPRSEAPSPTRETGQVSGSTLSRGDEGEEVRELQTRLREIGVYDSAMHGRYDKNVERAVAKYQQRRGITGDAPGVYGPATRAALEGETSGR; encoded by the coding sequence GTGAACCTCCAGCCCCCGTCCGGTCCCGACGCATCCGGTACGGCCCCGGCCGCCCCCGACGGGTACGGCACGGGCCCGGCCCCGCACGCCCAGGCACCACAGGCCCCCGCCACCCCCGACGGGTACGGCACGGGCCCGGCGCCGCAGACCGAGGGCTCCCCCGGCACGCACGCCGAGGGCTCCTCCGGCACGTACGGCACAGGCCCCGGCCCGCAGGCGCAGACGCCCCGGGAGCCGACCGGCCAGGTGCCGGGCGGCCCGGCCCCCGAGGCCCGCACGGGACAGCCTCCCGCCCCGCAGGCCCCGCAGGCCCCGCCCGGCCACGCACCGCCCGGCCAGGCACCCGACCCCCGGACACCGGCCGGCCAGGACCCGCGCGTACCGGCTCAGGGCGGCGGGGTGACCGCAGGAGTGCCGCTGCCTCTGGAGGAACCGCCCGCGCGGGACGGCCGTCAGCAGGACCCGGACGTGGAGACGACGGCGCCGCTGTACCTGGGCGCGGCCCTCGCGGCGGGCGCGGCGGCGGGCCCGCAGCCGCCGGTCGCGGCGCCCGGCGTCGTACACGATCCGCACCTCGCGCACCCCCCGAACGGCCCCCACCCCCCGAACGGCCCCCACGCCCCGAACGGCCCCCACGCCCCGTACGACGCACACGCCACGTACGCCCCGCTGGACGGGGACGCGGGCGAGGACGGCACGGGCGCGTTGGACGTGACGCCCGGCCCGCGCCGGTCGCGGCGGCAGCAGGGCGGGCGGAAACGGCCGGGCGTGGTGGTCGCGGCGGTGGCGGCGGTCGTCGCGGTGATCGGCACGGCGGCGTTCGCGAGCGGCCTGTTCGACGGCGAGGAGACGTCCGACCGGGTGGCGCCGGACCCGAACCTGAGCGCGCCCCCGTGGCCGTCGGCGGACGAGAGCGGCACGCCGTCGCCGAGCACGAGCACGAGCACGAGCACCGGGACCAGCACCGGGACCAGCGCCTCGCCGGAGGAGTCCGCGTCGCCGTCCGCCGCCGAGGAGCCGTCGCCGTCCACGTCGAGCACCTCGGCGAGCCCGGCCCGGCCGGAGGCGACCGAGGTGCGGGTGACCGCGTCGGTACGGCCCCGCTCGGAGGCCCCGAGCCCCACCCGGGAGACCGGGCAGGTGAGCGGCTCGACGCTGAGCCGGGGCGACGAGGGCGAGGAGGTGCGGGAACTCCAGACGCGGCTGCGGGAGATCGGCGTCTACGACAGCGCCATGCACGGCCGCTACGACAAGAACGTGGAGCGGGCCGTCGCCAAGTACCAGCAGCGGCGCGGCATCACCGGCGACGCTCCCGGCGTGTACGGCCCGGCCACCAGGGCGGCGCTGGAGGGCGAGACGAGCGGCCGCTGA
- a CDS encoding MFS transporter, translating into MTRPVGTPATTPQPGADYNRRTVLVPIGALLLGMLLAALDQTIVSTALPTIVSELGGMDHLSWVVTAYMLASTAATPLWGKLGDQYGRKKLFQTAIVIFLLGSVLCGVAQDMPQLIAYRAVQGLGGGGLMVLSMAIVGDLVPPRDRGRYQGVFGAVFGATSVLGPLLGGVFTEHLTWRWVFYINVPVGIVALFVIAAALHIPVHRTPHRIDYAGTFLIASVATCLVLVASLGGTTWAWGDARIIGLAVLGVILLVLFVRVERRAAEPVLPLRLFRIRTFTLVSAISFVIGFAMFGAMTYLPTFLQVVQHVSPTMSGVHMLPMVAGMLLTSTVSGQIVSRTGRWKVFPVAGTAITTVGLLLLHRMETTSPTWEMSLYFFVFGAGLGLVMQVLVLVAQNAVGYEDLGVATSGATFFRSIGASFGVAVFGTIFTSRLTGKLEESLSGQDLPPGAGPDAVAADPRAIAELPPALRPPALEAYSTSITDVFLYASPIVLLAFAIAWLLREDPLRGSVTAPDPSETLASNPVQRSSYDEVARALSVLGSREGRKAVYEKITARAGLDLLPASSWLVLRIRRHGTVEPARLAEATNVPLRAVTEASREVEARGLARREGLHLMLTDDGVEVAARLAHAREESLAELLGDWWGPDRPTDLIQLVEELTAELCGSERERPGHEPPRRDHRA; encoded by the coding sequence ATGACGCGGCCAGTCGGCACCCCGGCCACCACCCCGCAGCCCGGAGCGGACTACAACCGGCGCACGGTCCTGGTGCCCATCGGGGCGCTGCTCCTCGGCATGCTGCTCGCCGCACTCGACCAGACCATCGTGTCCACCGCCCTGCCGACGATCGTCAGCGAACTCGGCGGCATGGACCACCTGTCGTGGGTCGTCACCGCCTACATGCTCGCCTCCACCGCCGCCACGCCCCTGTGGGGCAAGCTCGGCGACCAGTACGGGCGCAAGAAACTCTTCCAGACGGCCATCGTCATCTTCCTGCTCGGCTCCGTGCTGTGCGGCGTCGCGCAGGACATGCCGCAGCTCATCGCCTACCGCGCCGTCCAGGGCCTGGGCGGCGGCGGGCTGATGGTGCTGTCCATGGCGATCGTCGGCGACCTCGTCCCGCCCCGCGACCGGGGCCGCTACCAGGGCGTCTTCGGCGCGGTCTTCGGCGCGACCAGCGTCCTCGGGCCGCTCCTCGGCGGTGTCTTCACCGAGCACCTGACCTGGCGGTGGGTCTTCTACATCAACGTGCCCGTCGGGATCGTCGCCCTCTTCGTCATCGCCGCCGCCCTGCACATCCCCGTCCACCGCACCCCGCACCGCATCGACTACGCCGGCACGTTCCTGATCGCCTCCGTCGCCACCTGCCTGGTCCTCGTCGCGTCCCTCGGCGGTACCACCTGGGCGTGGGGCGACGCCCGGATCATCGGCCTCGCCGTCCTCGGCGTGATCCTGCTCGTGCTGTTCGTCCGCGTCGAGCGGCGCGCCGCCGAGCCCGTGCTGCCGCTGCGGCTGTTCCGCATCCGCACGTTCACGCTCGTCTCGGCCATCAGCTTCGTCATCGGCTTCGCGATGTTCGGCGCCATGACCTACCTGCCGACCTTCCTCCAGGTCGTCCAGCACGTCAGCCCCACCATGTCCGGCGTCCACATGCTCCCGATGGTCGCGGGCATGCTGCTCACCTCCACCGTCTCCGGGCAGATCGTCAGCCGCACCGGCCGCTGGAAGGTCTTCCCCGTCGCCGGCACGGCCATCACCACCGTGGGCCTGCTCCTCCTGCACCGGATGGAGACGACCAGCCCCACCTGGGAGATGAGCCTGTACTTCTTCGTCTTCGGCGCCGGACTCGGCCTCGTCATGCAGGTCCTCGTGCTGGTCGCGCAGAACGCCGTCGGCTACGAGGACCTGGGCGTCGCCACCTCCGGCGCCACGTTCTTCCGCTCCATCGGCGCCTCCTTCGGTGTCGCGGTCTTCGGCACGATCTTCACCAGCCGCCTCACCGGAAAGCTGGAAGAGTCGCTTTCCGGCCAGGACCTGCCGCCCGGCGCCGGCCCGGACGCGGTCGCCGCCGACCCGCGCGCCATCGCCGAGCTGCCGCCCGCCCTGCGCCCACCCGCGCTGGAGGCGTACTCCACATCCATCACGGACGTCTTCCTGTACGCGTCACCGATCGTCCTGCTGGCGTTCGCCATCGCCTGGCTGCTGCGCGAGGACCCGCTGCGCGGCTCGGTCACCGCGCCCGACCCGAGCGAGACCCTCGCCTCCAACCCCGTCCAGCGGTCCTCGTACGACGAGGTGGCCCGCGCCCTGTCCGTGCTCGGCTCCCGCGAGGGCCGCAAGGCCGTGTACGAGAAGATCACCGCCCGGGCGGGCCTCGACCTGCTGCCCGCGTCCAGCTGGCTGGTGCTGCGCATCCGCCGCCACGGCACCGTGGAGCCCGCGCGCCTCGCGGAGGCCACGAACGTGCCGCTCCGCGCGGTCACGGAGGCGTCCCGGGAGGTCGAGGCGCGGGGCCTGGCCCGCCGCGAGGGCCTTCATCTGATGCTGACCGACGACGGCGTGGAGGTGGCGGCCCGGCTGGCGCACGCCCGCGAGGAGTCGCTGGCCGAGCTGCTGGGCGACTGGTGGGGGCCCGACCGGCCGACCGACCTCATCCAGCTGGTGGAGGAGCTGACCGCCGAGCTGTGCGGCTCGGAGCGGGAACGCCCCGGGCACGAGCCGCCGCGCCGGGACCACCGGGCCTGA
- a CDS encoding GNAT family N-acetyltransferase yields MPTANRTTSWDIRPERYDTDDATALRRDYYEDVASRYWRRPATSQEVDEGLAGDGVEALEPPTGQFLVGRYDGKAAGCGGVLMLDAERAELTRVFVRHAFRGTGGAGTLLAALEDAAVELGARRMVLNTRLDLVEARALYTRNGYREIPAYCEGPYMEIWYGKELVPGA; encoded by the coding sequence ATGCCGACGGCGAACCGGACGACCAGCTGGGACATACGCCCGGAGCGGTACGACACGGACGACGCGACCGCGCTGCGCCGCGACTACTACGAGGACGTGGCCAGCCGCTACTGGCGCCGCCCCGCCACCTCCCAGGAGGTGGACGAGGGGCTGGCCGGGGACGGCGTGGAGGCCCTGGAGCCGCCGACCGGGCAGTTCCTGGTGGGCCGGTACGACGGTAAGGCCGCGGGGTGCGGCGGGGTGCTGATGCTGGACGCGGAGCGGGCGGAGCTGACCCGCGTGTTCGTACGGCACGCCTTCCGGGGCACGGGCGGTGCCGGGACGCTGCTGGCCGCGCTGGAGGATGCGGCCGTGGAGCTGGGTGCGCGGCGCATGGTGCTGAACACGCGCCTGGACCTGGTGGAGGCCCGCGCCCTGTACACGCGCAACGGCTACCGGGAGATCCCGGCGTACTGCGAGGGCCCGTACATGGAGATCTGGTACGGCAAGGAGCTGGTCCCGGGCGCCTGA
- a CDS encoding ABC transporter permease: protein MLLPVDLTLGAVLAVLLAAAAAVVAVARLRPPRETVTAGVRAAVQLAAVSLAIGWVVGAVPLLLLFLLVMYGVAVRTAGRRLTSGRTWWWAAAPIGAAVLPVVAALVLTGLVPVRGIALIPVTGILIGGALTATVLGGRRALDELATRHGEVEAGLALGLLPRDARLEVARRAAADALLPGLDQTRTVGLVTLPGAFVGMLLGGASPLHAGAVQLFVLVALMAVQAVAVAVVLELVARGLLRRDGAERDAGRRGSARGGAAGPGGRLWGFRRRSRTLDGAEGE, encoded by the coding sequence GTGCTGCTGCCGGTCGACCTCACCCTCGGTGCCGTCCTCGCCGTCCTGCTCGCCGCCGCCGCGGCCGTCGTCGCCGTCGCCCGGCTGCGTCCGCCCCGCGAGACCGTCACCGCCGGGGTGCGCGCGGCGGTCCAGCTCGCGGCCGTGTCGCTGGCCATCGGCTGGGTCGTCGGAGCCGTGCCGCTGCTGCTGCTCTTCCTGCTGGTCATGTACGGCGTCGCCGTGCGCACCGCCGGGCGGCGCCTCACCTCCGGCCGCACCTGGTGGTGGGCCGCCGCCCCCATCGGCGCCGCGGTCCTCCCGGTCGTCGCGGCGCTGGTGCTCACCGGGCTCGTACCGGTCCGGGGCATCGCCCTGATCCCCGTGACCGGCATTCTCATCGGCGGCGCGCTCACCGCCACCGTCCTCGGCGGACGCCGCGCCCTCGACGAGCTCGCCACCCGGCACGGCGAGGTCGAGGCCGGGCTCGCGCTCGGGCTGCTGCCGCGCGACGCCCGCCTGGAGGTCGCCCGGCGGGCGGCGGCCGACGCCCTGCTGCCGGGCCTCGACCAGACCAGGACCGTGGGCCTCGTCACACTGCCGGGCGCGTTCGTCGGGATGCTGCTCGGCGGGGCGTCACCGCTGCACGCGGGGGCCGTGCAGCTGTTCGTGCTGGTCGCGCTGATGGCCGTGCAGGCCGTGGCGGTCGCCGTGGTGCTGGAGCTGGTCGCGCGGGGCCTGCTGCGCCGGGACGGGGCCGAGAGGGACGCCGGGCGACGCGGGAGCGCGAGGGGCGGGGCGGCCGGGCCCGGCGGGCGGCTGTGGGGGTTCCGGCGGAGGTCGCGTACCCTGGACGGAGCAGAAGGGGAGTAG
- a CDS encoding HNH endonuclease family protein — translation MSRVYARRLTRRITVLASAAALTVTGLLVTAPAAQAAPPTPVSAATARTYLSQLTVRAEGSSSGYSRDLFPHWITQYGTCNTREVVLKRDGVNVVQDSNCAATSGRWYSEYDGATWSLASDLDIDHVVPLAEAWRSGAASWTTTQRRSFANDLSRPQLIAVTDNVNQAKGDQDPAEWMPPRTAYRCTYARMWVHVKHYWNLSVDSAEKSALQSVLNNCS, via the coding sequence ATGTCCCGCGTCTACGCGCGTCGATTGACCCGCCGCATCACCGTGCTCGCCTCGGCGGCCGCCCTCACCGTCACGGGCCTGCTGGTCACCGCGCCCGCCGCCCAGGCGGCCCCGCCCACCCCCGTCAGCGCCGCCACCGCGCGCACGTACCTGAGCCAGCTCACGGTCAGGGCGGAAGGCTCCTCCTCCGGCTACAGCCGCGACCTGTTCCCGCACTGGATCACCCAGTACGGCACGTGCAACACCCGCGAGGTCGTCCTGAAGCGCGACGGGGTGAACGTCGTCCAGGACTCCAACTGCGCCGCCACCAGCGGCCGCTGGTACTCCGAGTACGACGGCGCCACCTGGTCGCTCGCCTCCGACCTGGACATCGACCACGTGGTCCCGCTGGCCGAGGCGTGGCGCTCGGGCGCGGCCTCCTGGACGACGACGCAGCGCCGCTCGTTCGCCAACGACCTGTCCCGCCCGCAGCTCATCGCGGTAACGGACAACGTCAACCAGGCCAAGGGCGACCAGGACCCCGCCGAGTGGATGCCCCCGCGCACCGCGTACCGCTGCACGTACGCCCGCATGTGGGTGCACGTGAAGCACTACTGGAACCTGTCGGTGGACTCGGCCGAGAAGAGCGCCCTCCAGTCGGTGCTGAACAACTGCTCCTGA